The Armatimonadota bacterium genomic interval AGAAGTGGCATAGCTCGCCGTATTGAACGTTACTACCATAAGGCGGGTCGGTTAGAACCAGATCAACGGAATCATCAGGCAACTCCATCGACTCTGAGGAAGTGCTTTGGACCGAATATGACGATTTACCAGTAACCACTTCGGTGACCGTTCCATGATGACAAGACTTACTAAAGCGTGATCGCCTGTCCTTCAATCCGGAGATGCCGGCTTTGATTCGCTTCTCAAAATATTCAAGAGGATTACACTCAATGAATTGATTCGGAGTCCAATAAGCGTGCTTTGCCCAAGCTACCGGGCGGCCATCCATCCAACCATCAACGGAAAATGTCATGTTGTTGGTGTAACGTAGGAGAGCACTTATAGCTAGCAGAACAAAAACGTATTCGTCTTCGGATATCTCATATCGCATGTCGTCCAGGGCTGAAAAATAGAGTGCACTGATCAACCTGTTTCTCGGCGTGAAGAGATCCCGGAAGTGTGTAAAGCCCTTCCGGTGCAAACAGTCTTCCTTCTGTCGATCCCAGTCCAAAGGGATGAGATCATCCGGAACGCGCAAATTAAGGGAAGATGCGATTGAGTCTTCATTTGTGGTGCAGAAATCGAATTTGTTTATATCTGACGGAAGCGGCTCAGACGTGCTCTGGCTTCCACACTCATTGCAGCGAACGCGAAGATTTAGGATTGTTGAGGAGATACGTGCGATTGAAGCCGCTTTAATTTTTGACCCACAGTGAACACAACTATATTGGCCATCCGTCGCCTTTCCCTCTGGCGTTTTGAATTTATTGGCGTTAGCGAGTGGAGTCTGCTTCTGGCAGCCCGGACATTCCACATTGTAAGCATGCTCGACCCATCGAACCTGTGCGACCGCTGCACACGTGCGGCACGTCGTTTCAAACTGGGTTCCAAATTCTGAACGCACTCGTGCTTGGATCTCCGTTGCGATCGCGCGAAATCTTTCGTCAGGGATGTCAATGAGCTGAGCGTATTGAATGAAGCTAGCTACAGGGTTGACGTCATAGGCAATCACCCGTCTTTTTGCACTGAGACCCTCAATGAGCGAAACTCCCCCCCCAGCGAAGCAATCAACGATCAGTCCGCCCTCAGGACAGTAGTGGTCGACTAATGAACGAAAAACGTTGTGTGGCCGCCGCGCAAAATAGCGGTGCATCTTGTAGATCGGAGAATGCCCTGCGGACTCTGTGGTCCCCCTGTAATAAGTATTTCCACCCATTAGTTCGAACCCTCTTCCGCTGTCCATCGAGCTGACCCGTAGTCGTTGGCCACAAGTAGACCTTCAGTTAGAGCCAAGTAATCCGAGACGGCTTGTTCCTGACCTTCTACCAAAAGGAGCTTATTGGTCGGCGCATCGAACCTGAAGAGGTCTTTGAAAAGCTCGAGGTGCCTCATTACATATCGAAACTGGTTTCCGGTCGTGGTTCGATCTGTCCAGACGTCGTTGTAGGTAAATCCCACGGGGTGCAATCCGTTCAATTTTTCGAGAACGAGACCCTTGTTTGCCTCACTCGTGAGTTCTGTATTGGGAAAGTCCTTCTGAATCGCAACTGCTCTTCGGATAATCTCCTCCGTATTAGGAACACCCTTTGAATCAACCTGGACGGAGTAAAGCGTATATATAAATTCCCTGAAACCAAGGGACTTGACTTCGCGCATGAACTCGAAAGCGATTCGGTAGGGGAATAGACGATTGCCACTGCTGGCATCGGCATATTTGAGCATTTGGTTCTTAAAGAGACTTGTGAACGAGATGTCACCGGCTTTATATGCCATTCCCAGAGGAGTGAGCCGAAAGCGCCGGTTCTCCAAGGCCTCGATCACTCCGAGTCGTAGACAGTGCGAAACGTTATTGTTGTTCAGGCGGACAACCGCTGAATCGTAGGCAATAGCAATGTCCTCCATCAGGGCAAGCGTTGGTGCCACAAGACTCGATTCTAGTTTTTCGGGGGTGTAGTCACAGAGAGTCTTGAAGACGCGTGTGTAGGCGCTCTTTCGCTCCGTTTTACCGAGCTTGCTGCCAATCGCCTGATGGTCGCTAGGGTCCTTATTCACGTCGGCAATTTTTAAGAGCAGAGCTTCTGAAAGGTTCTCTAGGTTGATCGTTGGCGGAAGGATAAGTTGAAGCTTGCTTCCTCCTCCGGAGGAGATCGACTTCCCGGTCACAGCGCCGAGGTTAATGCCATCTATCCATTCAGCGAGGTTTTCGTCTTGATCCCGAAGAGCCTGAATGACGTTATAGAGAGTGTCAAACCCTGGCCCAACCATTGAATCCCCGGTCGATTCGTCCAGAAGGATTGGAATGATAATGTAAGCGAGCTTTCCTTTGAAGCCAAAGGGCTGACGCAGGGCACGGCCGACGGCCTGCACGATGTCAATAAGCGATCCACGAGGGTTTGCAAAGAAAACGGAGTCAATAAGCGGGATGTCAACGCCCTCTGTGAGGCATCGCACGTTCGTCAAGATGCCAGCGTCCGCCCGCTCGAAGTCACCAATTAACTCCGTTCGCTTCGAAGAGGACATGGAGCCGTTGACATGGTGCACGGCCACATCACCACCGAGATCGTCGGCCATAGCTTTGGCAAAGACTTGAGCCTCAGAGACTTTGGAGTGGAAAGTGACGGTTTTGGAGCACCCCAAATCTTGGATGCATCGGACAAGCAAAAGCCTTCGATAAATCGACTGCGCCAGTTCAAGTGCCCCAACCGGAGCACCATCTGGTTTCACGTACTTATTAGCTTCTACCAGTTTGCCGATCTCTTGAGAGTGGGTGCCAGCAAACACCAATCTATAGTCGGAAATGATGCCTCGATCAATCGCTTCTCCGAACGAGAGTCTGAACAGGGTTGGTCCGTATAGCTTTTCGTCGTCCATTGAAAAAACAACATCATCGGCTCGTTCAGCTGCTTCTTTGAGGTGCGCTTTCACCACTCGCTCAGTGGCCGTCATGAAGAGTCTCTTCTTGCAAGGGACAGCCGCATCATCCAGAGCAACCGAGAAGAGACCTGAGTTTCCGCCGCTTGCTGTCCGGTGAGCCTCGTCATAGATGGCAAGGTCAAACGCGGCGAAGTCTCCGGCAGCAACGCCTTCGGCTAAGACGGGGACTGATTGGTAAGTTGAGAAAATGATCCGTTTTCGGTCAGTTTTCTTCGAAAGGAATTTGCTTATGGTGTCCGAGTCGGTCGTAACGGGTACGTCTACCTCAGACAAATCCAGTGTGTTCTCATCTTCCAAAGCTACAGTGGTGTCGCTGCAAACGCAGAGGTAATCGAAGGGTGTTCCCGCTTCATCTGCCCACTCTCCGAGTGTTTGCCTAATCAATTGAAGACTTGGGGCCAAAAACAGGACAGTTTGAGGATCTCTCAATTCCATCAGCCAAAGCGAGATCAGAGTTTTTCCGATGCCGCACGCCGCAATGAACTTTCCCCGGTCGTGCTCATTCAGCCCAGAATTCAGACTCTCCAGGATTTCATTTTGATAATCTCTTGGCACCTTACGCGGCTTTTTCTTGATCTCGGAAGAGATTGCATAGTCGTGTAGTAGCGCGAAGAAATCAGGTCCAAGTTGATCAAAATGGCTTGGTAACACTGCCATGTGCCCAATCTTTTTGTCGGCGACATGGGGAATCGTTGCAGCGTTTGTGACGGTGCACCGATAATCGGCATACTCAGCCTCACCCCAAAAGGTCGCGAGGTCAGCATATGAGAGACCGTTCCGATTCGACCTGAATTTGCATTGGTATGCGGTGTATTCGCCCGAAGTTGTTATGTAGACACCGTCAACACCATAATCTTTGGCCTCAAGTTTCAGCGCGTCTTTGACCTTCTTCGGGAACGGAGCCTTTTGCGCGACTGGGCAATAGTGTTCTTCGATTTGATAAGTGCTTCGATATTGCTCAAAGTAAAAGAACACGAATTCCTCGAACGCATCCCCCTTCTCTGTAGAAGTTGGAAGTTGCTCGATGACCTCTTCCAAGTCATGCCATCGAGTGAAGCGGGTTTTATAGAGCGGGTGCATGATTGAGTCTAGGGGAGTGTCTTTTCAGCTTCTTCTAGCCGATCCAGGAGATCTTGATAGCTTGCGGCGTCTTGGAGGACCAAAGCGGGCTTGCCGTTGACCGTCAAGATCACGGGTTTTTTCGAGGCACCAAGTCTTGCTACGTGGTCTTTGTGATGCCGGAGAAAGTCCGTGAGCGAAAAAACTTGTCGAAGATCAACCATCAAACAATTCTTTGATACCTCATGGAGACGGAGTGCGGCTAGGATTTGGAGCTAGAAACGAATCCTTTCGATGTCTGCGAGAGTCGCTCGATGGTTGCGACGGTCATAGAGCTTGGTTGTCCTGCTGTCAGCATGGCCAGCAATCCACTGAGCCATCTCAAGATTTCCGCCATTCTCCAAATAGTTTGTGATTCCAGTCGCTCTGAAGCTGTGGCAAGAAAAGCGTCCCGCAAGCTCTGCATCTCGAACTCTGCGCTGAATCATCTGGTAGGCGTCGGTTCGGTTGATGGGCTTTTCTGAGAGTTTGCCGGTTCGACCGATGGCGCTCCTGAACAGCACGCTGCTCAGCTCCTTCTCTATTCCGGCCGCTTTGATGTAGGCGTCGAGATACTCCTCAAGTGTGTGGTGACAAGGAATCTCCCTCTCCTTTCCGCCTTTTTCGTTGAGCCGGATGACTGTGCGCCTTCCGACCTCCATGACGTCTTTCACGCGGAGCGAGACGACGGCCTCGACGCGCGCGAAAGTGAAGACCATGACTCCAATAAGTGCCCGGTCTCGAAGGCCGACAATCGAATCAGTGTCGAAGCTCTCGAAGAGCTGGTGCATTTCCTCCGGAGTGAATGCCGGCGTCTTGCCCTCGGAGCGCGAGAACCTCGGCGTCTTCACCTCTCGCACTGGATTCCGGTCGAGGACTCCCTTCTCAACGAACCACGAGAAAAGCATCCGAAGAGCTGAGAAGTTTCTTTTGATGCTCGGGTTGGAAAGCTCGCGGGACACCTCTTCCCTATAGGAGGCAAGATGGATGCTCGTAATTTGCTCCAGGCGGAAGCCCCTCTCGTCGCACCACTGGGCAAACCTTGCCACGTCGCGCATATAGGCTGCGCGGGTGTT includes:
- a CDS encoding tyrosine-type recombinase/integrase, which gives rise to MPALFANAPTEAQRAFLEFFAVTIPNANTRAAYMRDVARFAQWCDERGFRLEQITSIHLASYREEVSRELSNPSIKRNFSALRMLFSWFVEKGVLDRNPVREVKTPRFSRSEGKTPAFTPEEMHQLFESFDTDSIVGLRDRALIGVMVFTFARVEAVVSLRVKDVMEVGRRTVIRLNEKGGKEREIPCHHTLEEYLDAYIKAAGIEKELSSVLFRSAIGRTGKLSEKPINRTDAYQMIQRRVRDAELAGRFSCHSFRATGITNYLENGGNLEMAQWIAGHADSRTTKLYDRRNHRATLADIERIRF
- a CDS encoding type II toxin-antitoxin system prevent-host-death family antitoxin; its protein translation is MVDLRQVFSLTDFLRHHKDHVARLGASKKPVILTVNGKPALVLQDAASYQDLLDRLEEAEKTLP
- a CDS encoding DEAD/DEAH box helicase family protein; this translates as MHPLYKTRFTRWHDLEEVIEQLPTSTEKGDAFEEFVFFYFEQYRSTYQIEEHYCPVAQKAPFPKKVKDALKLEAKDYGVDGVYITTSGEYTAYQCKFRSNRNGLSYADLATFWGEAEYADYRCTVTNAATIPHVADKKIGHMAVLPSHFDQLGPDFFALLHDYAISSEIKKKPRKVPRDYQNEILESLNSGLNEHDRGKFIAACGIGKTLISLWLMELRDPQTVLFLAPSLQLIRQTLGEWADEAGTPFDYLCVCSDTTVALEDENTLDLSEVDVPVTTDSDTISKFLSKKTDRKRIIFSTYQSVPVLAEGVAAGDFAAFDLAIYDEAHRTASGGNSGLFSVALDDAAVPCKKRLFMTATERVVKAHLKEAAERADDVVFSMDDEKLYGPTLFRLSFGEAIDRGIISDYRLVFAGTHSQEIGKLVEANKYVKPDGAPVGALELAQSIYRRLLLVRCIQDLGCSKTVTFHSKVSEAQVFAKAMADDLGGDVAVHHVNGSMSSSKRTELIGDFERADAGILTNVRCLTEGVDIPLIDSVFFANPRGSLIDIVQAVGRALRQPFGFKGKLAYIIIPILLDESTGDSMVGPGFDTLYNVIQALRDQDENLAEWIDGINLGAVTGKSISSGGGSKLQLILPPTINLENLSEALLLKIADVNKDPSDHQAIGSKLGKTERKSAYTRVFKTLCDYTPEKLESSLVAPTLALMEDIAIAYDSAVVRLNNNNVSHCLRLGVIEALENRRFRLTPLGMAYKAGDISFTSLFKNQMLKYADASSGNRLFPYRIAFEFMREVKSLGFREFIYTLYSVQVDSKGVPNTEEIIRRAVAIQKDFPNTELTSEANKGLVLEKLNGLHPVGFTYNDVWTDRTTTGNQFRYVMRHLELFKDLFRFDAPTNKLLLVEGQEQAVSDYLALTEGLLVANDYGSARWTAEEGSN